The following nucleotide sequence is from Deltaproteobacteria bacterium.
CGTGATCATCCAGAATCTCAAACACGTTCTGAAAATGGTGACCGAGAAGGATACCATACTGGTGCGGCTACATCCCGCGGATGCGGAGCGGGCAAAAGCCAAACAAGCTGATTTGACGACCGCGATGCCTGATATCAAGAGCCTTACGTTTCAAGCGGACGAATCGATCCCGAGGGGCGGGGCTATTGTTGAAACCAGTCTTGGCGACTTGGACGCGCGTCTCGATGAACAGTTTGGAAATGTCGAGAAAAGCATCTTAAAGGCGCTGGAGGAACGCCGACAGGAGACGGAACCGGATGGCAAGAGTTGATCTGACTGCCTATTTTGACGCTCTGGAGCGAATAAATCCGGTTACCGTTAACGGCAAGGTCACCCGATTGGTAGGATTGATAATAGAAGGACATGGTCCGGGCTCCCACGTGGGGAGCGTATGCGAAGTATTTCCTAAAGATGAGCACAAAAAGCCCTTTACAGCGGAAGTCGTGGGATTTCGGGACAATCGGATCCTTCTCATGCCACTGGGAGATATCCGAGGCGTCGGACCCGGTAGCCGCATTGTAGCCTCAGGAGAATCCGCCACCGTAATGGTCGGTAACCAGATGACAGGGCGAGTGTTGGACGGTCAAGGAATGCCCATGGACGATGGGGCTCCTCTTTTTTCGAAGACCTTTTATCCCCTTTATGCGGAACCCATAAACCCTTTACGGCGCGCCAGGATTTCCGAGCCTATAGACGTCGGTGTTCGAACGATTAATGCACTGTTTACTCTGGGCAAGGGACAACGTATCGGCATTTTTTCCGGAAGCGGCGTGGGGAAAAGCACTCTCCTGGGCATGATTGCCCGATATACCTCAGCCGACGTGAGCGTCATCTGTCTCATCGGAGAACGCGGACGCGAGGTTCGCGAATTTATGGAAAAAGATTTGGGAGAGGAAGGGCTCAAGCGTTCGGTGGTCGTGGTCGCCACATCGGACCAACCGCCACTCATCCGAATGCGCGCGGCCTACGTGGCAACCGCCATCTCGGAATATTTTCGCGACCAGGGCCGAGATGTCATTCTTATGATGGATTCGTTGACCCGGTTCGCCATGGCCCAGCGTGAAGTCGGCCTATCCGTAGGCGAACCTCCGACAACGAAGGGCTATACTCCGAGTGTGTTCGCTCTACTGCCGAAGCTCCTGGAACGGGCGGGCTCGAAGGAAGGCGCCGGGAG
It contains:
- a CDS encoding FliI/YscN family ATPase; its protein translation is MARVDLTAYFDALERINPVTVNGKVTRLVGLIIEGHGPGSHVGSVCEVFPKDEHKKPFTAEVVGFRDNRILLMPLGDIRGVGPGSRIVASGESATVMVGNQMTGRVLDGQGMPMDDGAPLFSKTFYPLYAEPINPLRRARISEPIDVGVRTINALFTLGKGQRIGIFSGSGVGKSTLLGMIARYTSADVSVICLIGERGREVREFMEKDLGEEGLKRSVVVVATSDQPPLIRMRAAYVATAISEYFRDQGRDVILMMDSLTRFAMAQREVGLSVGEPPTTKGYTPSVFALLPKLLERAGSKEGAGSITGIYTVLVEADDFNEPISDSARAILDGHILLTRELAAQNHYPSIDVLGSVSRCMNDVVAPEHVRSARMLVSTVATYRRSEDLINIGAYSRGSNPDIDKAIEMIGPTNSFLRQDIQERCGFSDAVSGLLKLYPVPGSQARKR